In a single window of the Melissococcus plutonius ATCC 35311 genome:
- a CDS encoding DEAD/DEAH box helicase: protein MSYMNQLPEVWQQHWQTSGFKEPTKIQEKSFLPLKENKSVLGVSPTGTGKTLAYLLPLLLNVKKDSGNQLLIIAPSQELAMQITRVAQEWGKLLQLKTQVLIGGANIHRQVEKLKQKPEIVVGTPGRIFELMKMKKIKSNSLRTIVIDEVDQLLQQDELTITKQLLNYSAFNYQIVFFSATAKNVLTEAENLVNSLQVVEIKEDMQHAGTLRHYYLEVSQRKKLETLKKLTFIPNFSSIVFFNQVSNLGTAEEKLLFEQIPVIGLASDQNKQLRRLAIDQFTNKRVSLLLTTELAARGLDFQQVPYVVNMEVPLTKESYLHRAGRVGRMGEDGKIITFIDDRTKRDYKRLLQSLGYTTQELFLYNGELQTTPKLNKKVDKPKKQKPKKKG, encoded by the coding sequence ATGTCATATATGAACCAACTTCCAGAAGTTTGGCAACAACATTGGCAGACTTCTGGTTTTAAAGAACCAACAAAAATTCAAGAAAAAAGTTTTTTACCTTTAAAAGAGAATAAAAGTGTTTTGGGTGTTTCACCAACTGGAACTGGAAAGACTCTAGCTTACCTTCTACCTTTATTATTAAATGTTAAAAAAGATAGTGGCAATCAGCTTTTAATCATTGCACCTTCACAAGAATTAGCTATGCAAATAACAAGGGTGGCTCAAGAATGGGGAAAGCTTCTTCAATTAAAAACACAAGTTTTGATCGGTGGAGCGAATATTCATCGGCAGGTTGAAAAGTTGAAACAAAAACCAGAAATTGTAGTAGGAACACCAGGAAGAATTTTTGAACTTATGAAAATGAAAAAAATTAAAAGCAACTCCTTACGAACAATTGTTATCGATGAAGTTGATCAATTATTACAGCAAGATGAATTAACGATTACCAAACAACTTTTAAATTACAGTGCTTTTAATTATCAGATCGTTTTCTTCTCGGCAACGGCTAAAAATGTATTAACAGAAGCTGAAAATTTAGTGAATTCTTTGCAGGTGGTTGAAATAAAAGAAGATATGCAACATGCCGGAACACTTAGGCATTACTATCTAGAAGTTTCGCAAAGAAAAAAATTAGAGACATTAAAAAAATTAACATTTATTCCAAACTTCTCTAGTATTGTGTTCTTTAATCAAGTTTCCAATTTAGGAACAGCAGAGGAAAAATTATTATTTGAACAAATACCAGTCATTGGACTGGCATCAGATCAAAATAAACAATTGCGACGTTTAGCCATTGATCAATTTACAAATAAACGAGTTTCATTATTATTGACAACAGAGTTGGCTGCTCGTGGACTAGATTTTCAACAAGTTCCCTATGTTGTGAATATGGAAGTTCCTCTTACCAAAGAAAGTTATTTACATCGTGCTGGTCGGGTAGGTAGAATGGGAGAAGACGGAAAAATCATCACATTCATTGATGATCGAACAAAAAGAGATTACAAGCGTTTGCTTCAATCATTAGGATATACAACCCAGGAACTATTTCTTTATAATGGAGAATTACAAACCACGCCTAAGCTAAATAAAAAAGTAGATAAACCAAAAAAACAAAAACCAAAGAAAAAAGGATAA
- a CDS encoding Gfo/Idh/MocA family protein, with product MIHLGVIGTNWITRQFVEAALATNKYDLTAIYSRKLETAQKFGENYDNVEYAIELSVFLKIDHMDTVYIASPNSLHSEQAKQAILAKKNVIVEKPAFSTPSEMKEIIELAKENHVYFFEAARNIHEKGFKKITELLPLKDRIYGASFTLMQYSSRYDKVIDGEEPNVFSPHFSGGALMDLGVYLVYAALSWFGMPKTCKYTAYKIRTGVDGMGTAILCYDHFNVTLQLGKIVDSFIGSEIYFDNGTLSLDGIASIGVAEYCDRERQERDQISIEPEVNPMTEEAEDFAAVIGNVDDSNWQVYYEEWLMLARNVNQVLTDLRKDAGIVFDADKNNEV from the coding sequence ATGATTCATTTAGGCGTAATTGGTACAAATTGGATTACTCGTCAATTTGTTGAAGCAGCATTGGCAACGAATAAGTATGATCTAACAGCAATTTACTCAAGAAAATTAGAAACCGCACAAAAATTTGGTGAAAATTATGATAATGTAGAATATGCAATTGAATTAAGTGTATTTCTAAAGATAGATCACATGGATACTGTCTATATTGCTTCACCTAACTCATTACATTCCGAACAAGCAAAACAAGCAATTTTAGCGAAAAAGAATGTTATTGTAGAAAAACCAGCTTTCTCAACACCTAGTGAAATGAAAGAAATTATTGAATTAGCAAAAGAAAATCATGTATACTTTTTTGAAGCTGCTCGTAATATTCATGAAAAAGGATTCAAAAAAATTACCGAATTATTGCCGTTAAAGGATCGTATATATGGAGCATCCTTTACACTTATGCAATACTCATCTAGATATGATAAAGTAATAGACGGAGAAGAACCAAATGTTTTCTCGCCACATTTTTCTGGTGGAGCGTTGATGGATTTAGGTGTATATTTAGTATATGCTGCATTAAGTTGGTTTGGTATGCCCAAAACATGTAAGTACACTGCTTATAAAATTAGAACAGGAGTTGATGGCATGGGAACAGCCATCTTATGTTATGACCATTTTAATGTCACCTTACAATTAGGCAAAATTGTCGATTCATTTATTGGTTCTGAGATCTATTTTGATAATGGGACTTTATCCTTAGATGGTATAGCTTCAATTGGTGTAGCGGAATACTGTGATCGTGAACGTCAAGAACGCGACCAAATTTCGATTGAGCCAGAAGTAAATCCAATGACAGAAGAAGCAGAGGATTTTGCAGCTGTCATTGGAAATGTCGATGACTCAAATTGGCAAGTATACTATGAAGAATGGTTAATGCTTGCACGTAATGTCAATCAAGTACTTACAGATTTAAGAAAAGATGCGGGTATCGTTTTTGATGCAGACAAAAATAACGAAGTTTAG